The following are from one region of the Salinirussus salinus genome:
- a CDS encoding ABC transporter ATP-binding protein gives MSAPDDILEMEGIYKAFPGVVANDHIDFSVRRGEIHGLLGENGAGKSTLMKVLFGLYNADDGMVRYDGELLEVDSPQDAIDAGLGMVHQHFQLIPKLTVTENVVLGLRESYPAFHEGTEGTLGSLLGLGPVQRLGRLLTYDRGLESERVAEVAAEYGIDIDPDRKVGDLDVGEQQRVEILKALYRDVDLLVLDEPTAVLTPTQIERLFETLRTLVDRGLTVVIITHKLDEVTEITDRVTVLREGKRVDTVETAGVDESDLAYMMVGREVIHDIEATDAEVGDPVLTVSGARAENDRGVEVLSGVDLTVREGEVLGLAGVSGNGQRALSQCIVGTRDLTEGSVTLDGEAIDDVPTRRRIEAGLSVIPSDRHEEGCAPDLSILHNAIVKDYCSERFQRGPMGVGMDYDAAREHAESLVEEYDVRVPGVDVDAGNLSGGNLQKLILGRELDREPSVLVANQPTRGLDVGAIEEVRKQILEQRAAGTGVLLVSEKFDEIMELSDRIAVIYEGEIVHEVDADDADRGDVGLYMSSGTAAETQAPAPSAGD, from the coding sequence ATGAGTGCTCCCGACGATATTCTCGAGATGGAGGGGATCTACAAGGCGTTCCCGGGCGTCGTCGCCAACGACCACATCGATTTTTCCGTCCGTCGGGGGGAGATCCACGGCCTCCTCGGTGAGAACGGGGCAGGCAAGAGCACGCTGATGAAGGTCCTGTTCGGGCTCTACAACGCCGACGACGGGATGGTCCGGTACGACGGCGAGCTGCTGGAGGTCGACTCGCCACAGGACGCGATCGACGCCGGCCTCGGGATGGTTCACCAGCACTTCCAGCTCATCCCGAAGCTGACCGTAACCGAGAACGTCGTGTTGGGCTTGCGGGAGTCGTACCCGGCGTTTCACGAGGGGACGGAGGGAACCCTTGGCAGCCTGTTGGGACTGGGACCGGTCCAGCGCCTCGGGCGCCTGCTGACCTACGACAGGGGACTGGAGAGCGAGCGGGTCGCGGAGGTCGCGGCGGAGTACGGCATCGACATCGACCCCGACCGGAAGGTCGGCGACCTGGACGTCGGCGAACAGCAGCGGGTCGAGATCCTGAAGGCGCTGTACCGCGACGTCGACCTGCTCGTGCTCGACGAGCCGACGGCGGTGCTGACCCCGACCCAGATAGAGCGGCTCTTCGAGACGCTCCGGACGCTCGTCGACCGGGGATTGACCGTCGTCATCATCACCCACAAACTCGACGAGGTGACGGAAATCACCGACCGGGTGACGGTCCTTCGCGAGGGGAAGCGAGTCGACACCGTGGAGACCGCGGGGGTCGACGAGTCCGACCTCGCGTACATGATGGTGGGTCGCGAGGTGATCCACGACATCGAGGCGACCGACGCCGAGGTCGGGGACCCGGTACTGACGGTCTCGGGCGCTCGAGCGGAGAACGACAGGGGGGTCGAAGTGCTGTCGGGGGTCGACCTCACGGTTCGCGAGGGGGAGGTCCTCGGCCTCGCGGGCGTGAGCGGTAACGGCCAGCGCGCGCTGAGCCAGTGCATTGTCGGAACCCGGGACCTGACGGAGGGGTCGGTGACGCTGGATGGGGAAGCGATCGACGACGTCCCGACGCGACGGCGCATCGAGGCCGGACTGTCGGTCATCCCGTCGGACCGCCACGAGGAGGGGTGTGCACCAGACCTGAGCATCCTGCACAACGCCATCGTCAAAGACTACTGCTCGGAACGGTTCCAGCGAGGGCCGATGGGCGTCGGGATGGACTACGATGCCGCCCGAGAGCACGCCGAGTCGCTGGTCGAGGAGTACGACGTGCGCGTGCCCGGTGTCGACGTCGACGCCGGCAATCTCTCCGGGGGAAACCTCCAGAAACTCATCCTGGGCCGGGAACTGGACCGCGAGCCCTCGGTCCTCGTCGCCAACCAGCCCACGCGGGGGCTGGACGTCGGGGCGATAGAGGAAGTGCGCAAGCAGATCCTCGAACAGCGGGCGGCGGGGACAGGTGTCCTCCTCGTCTCCGAGAAATTCGACGAGATCATGGAGCTGAGCGACCGGATCGCGGTGATCTACGAGGGGGAGATCGTCCACGAGGTCGACGCCGACGACGCCGACCGCGGCGACGTCGGGCTCTACATGAGCAGCGGAACCGCCGCCGAGACACAGGCCCCAGCGCCGTCAGCCGGCGATTGA
- a CDS encoding aromatic ring-hydroxylating oxygenase subunit alpha, with protein MAQSADKTEQLIEQTGEKIGKGKFPFQIYSDDAIYEEELRRLFSRTWNYIGHTSEFQEPGDYARRYIAGDPYILTYDRDGEYHALLDACKHRGAQFCTADKGNTTHFRCPYHGWTYRNDGELQGMPYKEESYQDLDPDEIRLEKATVERYNGLIFGRLVDEGPSLEEYLGDFTWYLDLLVDLTEEGMTVVADPHRSVAPHNWKTPAQNFGGDNYHVLATHQAVFESEDLGEAGPWETLPSAQERKGDYNHLAVTENASLSFLVNYDTDTHMGYPDEVTDHYNSDLTGKQRELFSQSVYFFSTLYPNTNINHAISGGGWGGPWVQIRTFVPRGPSETEIMSWWLVPKELADDEEFMERAYHGFETTSPGGTFEADDLSVWAGIADSTDSVTLELNETVGNMEQGLKGMSDDLETVDDPLFGPAEVQRFGGYYSEAGARNHLKHWHRYMSMGRPELDGSETDE; from the coding sequence ATGGCCCAGTCGGCGGATAAAACCGAACAGTTAATCGAGCAAACCGGCGAAAAGATCGGAAAGGGGAAATTCCCGTTCCAGATATACAGCGACGACGCCATCTACGAGGAGGAGCTGCGGCGGTTGTTCAGTCGCACGTGGAACTACATCGGCCACACCTCCGAATTCCAGGAGCCGGGGGACTACGCCCGCCGGTACATCGCGGGTGACCCGTACATCCTGACCTACGACCGTGACGGGGAGTACCACGCGCTGCTCGACGCCTGCAAACACCGGGGCGCCCAGTTCTGCACCGCTGACAAGGGAAACACCACCCACTTCCGGTGCCCCTACCACGGCTGGACCTACCGGAACGACGGCGAGCTCCAGGGGATGCCCTACAAGGAGGAGTCATACCAGGACCTGGACCCCGACGAGATCAGACTCGAGAAGGCGACCGTCGAACGCTACAACGGACTCATCTTCGGCCGGCTGGTCGACGAGGGCCCCTCCCTGGAGGAGTATCTCGGGGACTTCACCTGGTATCTCGACCTGCTCGTCGACCTCACCGAGGAGGGGATGACGGTCGTGGCCGACCCGCACCGCTCGGTCGCGCCCCACAACTGGAAGACCCCCGCACAGAACTTCGGCGGCGACAACTACCACGTCCTCGCGACCCACCAGGCGGTCTTCGAGTCCGAAGACCTGGGGGAAGCCGGTCCCTGGGAGACCCTCCCCTCGGCACAGGAGCGGAAAGGCGACTACAATCACCTCGCCGTGACCGAAAACGCCTCGCTGAGCTTTCTGGTCAACTACGACACGGACACCCACATGGGATATCCCGACGAGGTCACCGACCACTACAACTCCGACCTGACCGGCAAACAGCGCGAGCTGTTCAGCCAGTCGGTCTACTTCTTCTCGACGCTGTACCCCAACACCAACATCAACCACGCCATCTCGGGCGGCGGCTGGGGCGGTCCCTGGGTCCAGATCCGGACGTTCGTCCCCCGCGGCCCGAGCGAGACGGAGATCATGAGCTGGTGGCTCGTCCCCAAGGAGCTGGCCGACGACGAGGAGTTCATGGAGCGAGCCTACCACGGATTCGAGACGACGAGTCCTGGCGGGACGTTCGAGGCCGACGACCTGTCGGTCTGGGCCGGGATCGCAGACTCCACCGACTCGGTCACCCTGGAACTCAACGAGACGGTCGGCAACATGGAGCAGGGCCTGAAGGGGATGAGCGACGACCTCGAGACGGTTGATGACCCGCTGTTCGGGCCGGCAGAGGTCCAGCGCTTCGGCGGCTACTACAGCGAAGCCGGCGCCCGAAACCACCTGAAACACTGGCACAGGTACATGTCCATGGGGCGGCCCGAGCTGGATGGGAGCGAAACCGATGAGTGA
- a CDS encoding Rieske (2Fe-2S) protein, producing MGQHRVASTDEIDDGERVLLEVDGIEVAVFRTNGEFHAVLNYCVHQSGPLCEGSLAGKMVAEPPEFTWEYDDEPRVVTCPWHNWKFDIQTGENIRDDTYRVPTFETVVDDGDVYVVT from the coding sequence ATGGGGCAACACCGGGTCGCATCCACCGACGAGATCGACGACGGAGAGCGAGTCCTGCTTGAGGTCGACGGCATCGAGGTCGCCGTGTTCCGCACGAACGGGGAGTTCCACGCGGTGTTGAACTACTGTGTTCACCAGTCAGGTCCGCTGTGTGAAGGGTCGCTCGCAGGAAAGATGGTCGCCGAACCGCCGGAGTTCACCTGGGAGTACGACGACGAACCCCGGGTCGTCACCTGTCCGTGGCACAACTGGAAGTTCGACATCCAGACGGGCGAGAACATCCGGGACGACACCTACAGGGTCCCGACGTTCGAGACCGTCGTCGACGATGGCGACGTCTATGTCGTGACGTAA
- a CDS encoding amidohydrolase family protein, whose amino-acid sequence MSVPEREAASSVSDLDVVVSADEHISEEVSDFFPYIDESTYGGIKRVIEQASEPWREVFSVTPPLPPFSNTPMASDYSGAGNVMAKAGDKLETKLMRLDEFDIDYAVLNPTLMVALPTVNNPQAAAALVDGYNEWVYETFVAESDRLSMAIVVPGQKPRMGAEEIEKWGTKDGVVAVQVGATGHRIPVSHEWWDPIYAAAEETGLPVKYHSSFPAMSHAFPLQHRWHELFAQDKVVAHPFSHMWNLTKLLYEGVPQKFPDLEFVFQEAGIGWIPYWRMRLDRYHLALGQEMPMLDKLPTKYINDRFYFTTQPVGHSDRNDEHIAWMAKMAGPENLMYSADIPHTDFDAPEELFTPIKSRLEPDEVRGMMGETAMDVFGLGD is encoded by the coding sequence ATGTCAGTCCCGGAGCGGGAAGCCGCCAGTTCGGTGTCGGATCTCGACGTCGTCGTCAGCGCCGACGAACACATCAGCGAGGAGGTATCGGACTTCTTTCCGTACATTGACGAGTCGACCTACGGCGGCATCAAGCGGGTGATCGAGCAGGCCAGCGAGCCGTGGCGGGAGGTCTTCTCGGTCACGCCGCCGCTGCCCCCGTTCTCGAACACGCCGATGGCCTCGGACTACAGCGGCGCCGGGAACGTCATGGCCAAGGCGGGGGACAAACTCGAGACGAAGCTGATGCGCCTCGACGAGTTCGACATCGATTACGCGGTGCTCAACCCGACGCTGATGGTCGCGCTGCCGACGGTGAACAATCCACAGGCCGCCGCGGCGCTCGTCGACGGTTACAACGAGTGGGTCTACGAGACGTTCGTCGCCGAGTCCGACCGGCTGTCGATGGCGATCGTCGTACCGGGACAGAAGCCACGGATGGGCGCCGAAGAGATCGAGAAGTGGGGCACCAAGGACGGGGTCGTCGCCGTCCAGGTCGGCGCGACCGGCCACCGGATCCCCGTCAGCCACGAGTGGTGGGACCCGATCTACGCGGCCGCCGAGGAGACGGGGCTGCCCGTAAAGTACCACAGCTCGTTCCCGGCGATGAGCCACGCCTTCCCGCTCCAGCACCGCTGGCACGAGCTGTTCGCCCAGGACAAGGTCGTCGCTCACCCGTTCTCGCACATGTGGAACCTCACGAAACTCCTCTACGAGGGGGTCCCCCAGAAGTTCCCGGACCTCGAGTTCGTCTTCCAGGAGGCTGGTATCGGCTGGATCCCCTACTGGCGGATGCGCCTCGACAGATACCACCTCGCGCTCGGCCAGGAGATGCCGATGCTCGACAAGCTCCCGACGAAGTACATCAACGACCGCTTTTACTTCACGACCCAGCCCGTCGGCCACTCGGACAGAAACGACGAGCACATCGCCTGGATGGCGAAAATGGCCGGCCCCGAGAACCTGATGTACTCCGCCGACATTCCACACACCGACTTCGACGCGCCGGAGGAACTGTTCACGCCGATCAAGTCCCGGCTGGAGCCCGACGAGGTCCGGGGGATGATGGGAGAGACTGCGATGGACGTCTTCGGGCTGGGTGACTGA
- the gcvPB gene encoding aminomethyl-transferring glycine dehydrogenase subunit GcvPB gives MGEHRQARWSEDGSSGTEPLLSEKDTTTVSTAESALPDDLTRDSLELPAPSEPELARHYTRLSQMNYSIDSGPYPLGSCTMKYNPTFLEDVAALPQAETHPDRPAESLQGTLQVYDELQNYLARIGGMDAVSLQPPAGAAGEFAGILVARAYHEHNGDGDSRAEVVVPASAHGTNFASAAMAGYDVVELPGAEDGRVDLDALKAAVGEETAALMLTNPNTLGLFERDIEEIARIVHDAGGLLYYDGANLNALLGRARPGDMGFDIMHYNVHKTFATPHGGGGPGAGPIGVVEELAPFLPTPRVREVDDSSAGPEYELFEPEHTVGKVHGAMGNWLVLLKAHAYISRLGDEGLRDASAKAVLNANYLAEQVDYDVPFGPFHHEFVASAGDQDAADVAKRMLDYGVHPPTTKWPEIVPEALMTEPTEAESKRTLDQLAEAFNAVADASDGSLADAPAATAVRRVDQTDAARNPRLSWHALGE, from the coding sequence ATGGGGGAACACAGACAGGCGCGCTGGAGCGAGGACGGGTCGAGCGGGACGGAACCGCTCCTCTCGGAGAAAGACACCACCACGGTCTCGACGGCCGAAAGTGCGCTCCCCGACGACCTGACTCGGGATTCGCTGGAACTGCCGGCGCCGTCGGAGCCGGAGCTCGCCCGTCACTACACCCGTCTCTCACAGATGAACTACAGCATCGATAGCGGGCCCTACCCGCTCGGCTCGTGTACGATGAAGTACAACCCGACGTTCCTCGAGGACGTGGCCGCCCTCCCCCAGGCGGAGACACACCCGGACCGCCCGGCGGAGAGCCTCCAGGGCACGCTACAGGTGTACGACGAACTCCAGAACTACCTGGCGCGGATCGGCGGGATGGACGCCGTCTCGCTGCAGCCGCCGGCGGGCGCGGCCGGTGAGTTCGCGGGTATCCTCGTCGCCCGAGCGTACCACGAACACAACGGCGACGGCGACTCGCGGGCAGAGGTAGTCGTCCCTGCCAGCGCCCACGGCACCAACTTCGCCAGCGCCGCTATGGCCGGCTACGACGTGGTCGAACTCCCGGGCGCCGAGGACGGCCGCGTAGACCTCGACGCTCTGAAAGCGGCGGTGGGCGAGGAGACGGCGGCGCTGATGCTCACGAACCCGAACACGCTGGGGCTGTTCGAGCGCGACATCGAGGAGATCGCCAGGATCGTCCACGACGCCGGCGGCCTGCTGTACTACGACGGCGCGAACCTGAACGCGCTGCTGGGGCGGGCTCGTCCGGGCGACATGGGCTTTGACATCATGCACTACAACGTCCACAAGACCTTCGCGACGCCCCACGGCGGCGGCGGCCCGGGCGCCGGCCCCATCGGCGTCGTCGAGGAACTCGCTCCCTTCCTGCCGACACCCCGCGTTCGGGAGGTCGACGACAGCAGTGCTGGTCCGGAGTACGAACTGTTCGAGCCCGAGCACACGGTAGGCAAGGTCCACGGAGCGATGGGCAACTGGCTCGTGCTGCTGAAGGCCCACGCGTATATTAGCCGGCTGGGCGACGAAGGGTTGCGCGACGCCAGCGCGAAGGCCGTCCTGAATGCCAACTACCTCGCCGAGCAGGTCGACTACGATGTCCCCTTCGGCCCCTTCCACCACGAGTTCGTCGCCAGCGCCGGCGACCAGGACGCCGCCGACGTGGCCAAGCGGATGCTCGATTACGGCGTCCACCCGCCGACGACCAAGTGGCCCGAGATCGTTCCCGAGGCGCTGATGACCGAGCCCACGGAGGCCGAGAGCAAGCGTACCCTCGACCAGCTCGCCGAAGCGTTCAACGCCGTCGCCGATGCATCCGACGGGTCGCTCGCCGACGCGCCGGCAGCGACGGCAGTCCGCCGGGTCGACCAGACCGACGCGGCCCGGAACCCGCGGCTCTCCTGGCACGCGCTGGGGGAGTGA
- a CDS encoding ABC transporter permease gives MANVSVELTPRTRTPRWFGMAVQGLTVVAALAVAALALVAVDANPVTVYSEMFLGAFSDPLQASRVFNRSAPLILAGLAVYIPLRSGLYNIGAEGQLIVGGLVTVWVGTRLPEAMGVGAEGAVVFLAALGVAVLAGVAWVYVPVYLYNKYEVNEILTTLMLVFTAERVSAYLISGPLQAGGGGFPRTGSIAFDLPTLFGTRIDVGIVFALLAVAGTWLVINRTRLGYEVVLSGSNEGVAEQTGIGTKKITFFVFTFAAALAGLAGFIEVAGNQSSLTIGWQPGYGWTAIPIALLGRRGAVQTMLAGFMFGFIFVGASTVETTLGVPAAISQMIEALIILFLISGEVLKTHRLDLVLGRWSLRESVGKLARVGRAGGN, from the coding sequence ATGGCAAACGTCAGCGTCGAATTGACGCCACGGACACGGACACCACGGTGGTTCGGGATGGCGGTACAGGGGTTGACGGTGGTTGCCGCACTGGCTGTCGCTGCTCTCGCACTCGTGGCCGTCGACGCGAATCCCGTCACGGTGTATTCCGAGATGTTTCTGGGTGCGTTCAGCGACCCGTTACAGGCAAGCCGGGTTTTCAACAGGAGCGCACCGCTGATCCTCGCCGGACTTGCGGTGTATATTCCGCTCAGAAGCGGGCTCTACAATATCGGCGCCGAGGGGCAACTCATCGTCGGCGGACTCGTGACGGTGTGGGTCGGTACCCGCCTGCCCGAGGCGATGGGCGTCGGGGCCGAGGGGGCGGTCGTGTTCCTGGCCGCACTGGGGGTCGCGGTGCTGGCCGGGGTTGCCTGGGTGTACGTCCCCGTCTACCTGTACAACAAGTACGAGGTCAACGAGATACTGACGACACTCATGCTCGTGTTCACCGCTGAGCGGGTGAGCGCGTACCTGATCTCCGGCCCGCTCCAGGCGGGCGGGGGCGGGTTCCCGAGAACCGGGTCGATAGCCTTCGACCTGCCGACCCTCTTTGGCACCCGGATCGACGTGGGGATCGTGTTCGCGCTGCTCGCAGTCGCGGGGACGTGGCTGGTGATCAACCGGACCCGCCTGGGCTACGAGGTCGTCCTCTCGGGGTCCAACGAAGGAGTCGCCGAACAGACCGGGATCGGGACGAAGAAGATCACCTTCTTCGTGTTCACCTTCGCCGCAGCACTCGCCGGCCTCGCCGGGTTTATCGAGGTGGCCGGCAACCAGTCGAGCCTGACCATCGGCTGGCAGCCCGGCTACGGCTGGACGGCGATCCCGATAGCGCTGCTCGGTCGGCGGGGAGCGGTCCAGACAATGCTCGCCGGGTTCATGTTCGGATTCATCTTCGTGGGGGCGTCGACGGTCGAGACGACGCTGGGCGTCCCCGCGGCGATCTCACAGATGATCGAGGCGTTGATCATCCTCTTTCTGATCAGCGGTGAGGTGCTCAAGACCCACCGGCTCGACCTCGTGCTCGGCAGGTGGTCGCTGCGGGAGTCGGTCGGGAAACTGGCGCGGGTCGGGAGAGCCGGGGGGAACTGA
- a CDS encoding ABC transporter permease encodes MGDVVLVAGLTESFVTGLIGATVTASTPLILAALGEVVAERAGMLNLGVEGIMLLSALFSFMVALTTGSLFLGFLTGVVVGVVAGLLHAFLTVSLKADQVISGIMITLLGAAVTAFVGDDWASRSIDGLEKTYFPVIGEPLSAIPLVGEALFYSTPTAFLAVLLVPVVWYGLFRTNLGQEIIAVGEDPEAADTVGVPVFRIRYGVTVFGSAMAGLAGAHLILAWINQWSTGMTSGLGWVAIALVIVSRWRPFYALGVAFIFSSLNALQIRVQGLELGDGLVGGLLLDPAFISIYPYVATIVVLAWVSRNELDERLGRPEALASPYTREE; translated from the coding sequence ATGGGGGACGTCGTCCTCGTCGCCGGCCTCACCGAGTCGTTCGTCACGGGTCTCATCGGCGCGACAGTCACCGCCTCGACGCCGCTCATCCTGGCTGCACTCGGCGAGGTCGTCGCCGAGCGGGCGGGAATGTTGAACCTGGGGGTCGAGGGGATCATGCTACTCAGCGCGCTCTTCTCGTTCATGGTTGCGCTGACCACCGGCAGCCTGTTTCTGGGCTTTCTGACCGGCGTTGTCGTCGGGGTCGTCGCCGGCCTGTTGCACGCCTTCCTGACGGTCTCGCTGAAAGCGGACCAGGTGATAAGCGGCATCATGATCACACTGCTCGGGGCCGCGGTGACGGCCTTCGTCGGCGACGACTGGGCGAGCCGGAGCATCGACGGCCTCGAGAAGACGTACTTCCCGGTCATCGGTGAACCGCTCTCGGCTATCCCGCTGGTCGGAGAAGCGTTGTTTTACTCGACGCCGACGGCCTTCCTCGCAGTCCTGCTCGTCCCCGTGGTGTGGTACGGCCTCTTCCGGACGAACCTCGGCCAGGAGATCATCGCGGTCGGCGAGGACCCCGAGGCCGCCGACACCGTCGGCGTCCCGGTGTTCCGGATCCGGTATGGCGTGACGGTCTTCGGGAGCGCGATGGCCGGACTGGCCGGCGCCCACCTCATCCTCGCGTGGATCAACCAGTGGTCCACGGGGATGACTTCGGGGCTGGGCTGGGTGGCCATCGCGCTGGTGATCGTCAGCCGCTGGCGCCCCTTCTACGCGCTCGGGGTGGCGTTCATCTTCTCCTCGCTCAACGCCTTACAGATCCGAGTCCAGGGGCTGGAGCTCGGCGACGGGCTGGTCGGGGGGCTGTTGCTCGACCCGGCTTTCATCTCCATCTACCCCTACGTCGCGACGATCGTCGTCCTGGCGTGGGTTTCGCGCAACGAGCTGGATGAACGGCTCGGGAGACCGGAAGCGCTTGCCAGCCCGTACACCCGGGAGGAGTGA
- a CDS encoding aldehyde dehydrogenase family protein, giving the protein MAAEIPNRYGYFVDGEPRQPNRNVSVRDPSTNEEIATIPEAGPRGVDAALESAVAVENEWRAHDAVERGHLLRALADRIREDADRLAATETMEVGRPLSESHDNVEGAAGLFEYYAGLTDKIEGRQIPLANDGSYLDYTLREPYGTTAQVVPWNASIALAARGFAPALAAGNTVVAKAPSRAPLSLLELTKLAHEVGFPAGVVNTVTGSGSGTGDPLVTDDRVDAIEFTGSTTTGKNVMQSAAEHVSDVHLELGGKGANIVFEDADLEGAVASVIETFNNAGQICFAPTRLFVQSGVYDDFLDRVVARVEAMEVGPGIADPDMGPVISPSARDTVAEFVEDARRQGGRVLTGGEVPREPGNFYAPTLIAGVDDDARVSCEEVFGPVITVYEFDTPEEAVERANDTRYGLSNLVWTTDLATAHSVAGSLESGTVQVNDYPVLSPAAVSGGYKESGLGRAKGMQAIETFTQSKNVAISLDGVL; this is encoded by the coding sequence ATGGCTGCCGAGATCCCGAACAGGTACGGATATTTCGTCGACGGTGAACCGCGACAGCCGAACCGGAACGTGTCTGTCCGGGACCCGTCGACGAACGAGGAGATCGCAACCATCCCGGAGGCGGGGCCGAGAGGGGTCGACGCTGCGCTGGAGTCGGCCGTCGCGGTCGAGAACGAGTGGCGAGCGCACGATGCAGTCGAGCGGGGACACCTGCTCAGGGCGCTCGCCGACCGGATCCGCGAGGACGCCGACAGGCTGGCGGCGACCGAGACGATGGAGGTCGGCCGGCCGCTGAGCGAGTCACACGACAACGTCGAGGGGGCAGCCGGGCTCTTCGAGTACTACGCTGGTCTCACGGACAAAATCGAGGGACGGCAGATACCGCTGGCCAACGACGGCTCCTACCTCGATTACACCCTCCGCGAGCCGTACGGCACGACCGCACAGGTGGTTCCCTGGAACGCGTCGATCGCGCTCGCTGCTCGCGGATTCGCACCGGCGCTCGCGGCCGGGAACACCGTCGTGGCCAAGGCTCCCTCCCGGGCGCCGCTCTCCCTGCTCGAGTTGACGAAACTGGCCCACGAGGTCGGCTTTCCCGCGGGCGTCGTGAACACCGTCACGGGGAGCGGGTCGGGCACGGGAGACCCGCTGGTCACCGACGACCGGGTCGACGCCATCGAGTTCACCGGGTCGACCACCACTGGAAAGAACGTGATGCAGTCGGCTGCCGAGCACGTCAGCGACGTCCACCTGGAGCTGGGCGGGAAGGGCGCGAACATCGTCTTCGAGGACGCGGACCTCGAGGGAGCCGTCGCCAGCGTCATCGAGACGTTCAACAACGCCGGCCAGATCTGTTTCGCCCCGACCCGCCTTTTCGTCCAGTCGGGAGTGTACGACGACTTCCTCGACCGTGTCGTCGCACGGGTCGAGGCGATGGAGGTCGGCCCGGGGATCGCCGACCCGGACATGGGGCCAGTCATCTCCCCGTCAGCCAGGGACACCGTCGCGGAGTTCGTCGAGGACGCTCGCCGACAGGGTGGACGGGTTCTGACTGGCGGCGAGGTCCCGCGCGAGCCGGGGAACTTCTACGCACCGACACTCATCGCCGGGGTCGACGACGACGCACGGGTCTCCTGTGAGGAGGTGTTCGGCCCCGTCATCACCGTCTACGAGTTCGACACCCCGGAAGAGGCTGTCGAGCGGGCCAACGACACCCGCTACGGCCTCTCGAATCTCGTCTGGACCACGGACCTCGCGACGGCCCACAGCGTCGCCGGCAGCCTCGAGAGCGGGACCGTCCAGGTCAACGACTATCCGGTGCTGTCACCGGCGGCCGTCTCGGGCGGGTACAAGGAGAGTGGTCTGGGCCGCGCAAAGGGGATGCAGGCCATCGAGACATTCACACAGAGCAAGAACGTGGCCATCAGTCTGGACGGCGTCCTGTAG
- a CDS encoding SDR family NAD(P)-dependent oxidoreductase: MHFEDNTVIVTGGSNGIGESLAHRFASHGANVVVADVEAPEETAADLETESVGVETDVTDTEAVAALADRAHEEFGSIDVLVNNAAVYAPLVPERDRSYDEIPVEEWRDVLEVNTTGVFICCQQVLPYMTEQGSGSVVNISSAVMYGGITGYPHYVTSKGALPAMTRALATEVGEEGVRVNAVAPGLVTSEASKQLDQEYLDSVTESQCLPHNGRPEDVVDAVEYLASEKASFITGSTLHPDGGLSFR, translated from the coding sequence ATGCACTTTGAAGACAATACAGTGATCGTTACGGGCGGATCGAACGGGATCGGCGAATCACTCGCACACCGGTTCGCGTCGCACGGGGCAAACGTGGTCGTCGCGGACGTCGAGGCACCGGAGGAGACGGCCGCCGACCTCGAGACCGAATCGGTTGGCGTGGAGACCGACGTCACCGACACGGAGGCAGTCGCGGCGCTGGCCGACCGGGCACACGAGGAGTTCGGGTCGATCGACGTGCTCGTCAACAACGCAGCGGTCTACGCACCGCTGGTTCCCGAACGCGACCGGAGTTACGACGAGATCCCGGTCGAGGAGTGGCGCGACGTGCTCGAGGTCAACACCACCGGCGTATTCATCTGCTGTCAGCAGGTCCTTCCCTACATGACCGAGCAGGGGAGCGGCAGCGTGGTCAACATCTCCTCGGCAGTAATGTACGGGGGGATCACGGGCTACCCCCACTACGTCACGTCGAAGGGGGCCTTACCGGCGATGACCCGCGCGCTCGCAACCGAGGTGGGCGAGGAAGGGGTCCGGGTCAACGCAGTCGCGCCCGGTCTGGTCACCTCGGAGGCGAGCAAACAGCTCGACCAGGAGTACCTCGACAGCGTGACCGAGTCGCAGTGTCTCCCGCACAACGGTCGGCCGGAAGACGTCGTTGACGCCGTCGAGTATCTCGCCAGCGAGAAGGCGTCGTTCATCACCGGGAGCACACTCCACCCTGACGGTGGGCTCTCGTTCAGGTGA